A segment of the Corynebacterium resistens DSM 45100 genome:
TAGAAACCAAGCGATTGTAAGCCACAGTTTCATAACCATTCGATCTCATGTTGGGGTGAGCCCCTACAAAAGATTTGTCGGGGTAGTATGGTTAGAAACGTTGTACGTGGAACTAGTGCTAGCCCATTCGCCTGTTGCCTAAAGCAGCAGGGGAGTGCAGGTGAGAGCAGTTTGGTTCCAAGCCCTTATCGTTCCAGAGAGGAATAGAACATGAGCGAAAACACCGGAATTCCGGAGGCATCTGTCGAGACCACGTCAGTGTTCCGCGCGGATCTCCTGAAGGAAATGGAGTCCGGCTCTCAAGCGGATGCTGCTCCTGCCGGTGTGGAGGGCCTACCAGAGGGCTCCGCACTGCTCGTTGTGAAGCGTGGACCTAACGCGGGTTCCCGATTCCTGTTGGATCAGGACACCACCGCAGCTGGACGTCACCCAGATAGCGAT
Coding sequences within it:
- the odhI gene encoding oxoglutarate dehydrogenase inhibitor Odhl translates to MSENTGIPEASVETTSVFRADLLKEMESGSQADAAPAGVEGLPEGSALLVVKRGPNAGSRFLLDQDTTAAGRHPDSDIFLDDVTVSRRHAEFRRNGDQYEVVDVGSLNGTYVNREPKNSSVLSNGDEIQIGKFRLVFLNGTK